The window CTAAGATAAAGAACTTATAGGATATGCTAAGAATTCTTTTCTAACAACTGGTTTTAATGCTTTGACTTCTAGTGCAAGAGGGACTTAGAGAAATCAGAAGGTGATACCTTTCATGGGATAAAGGTCAGGAGCTCTTTCACTCTaggacaaaaattaaaaaaataaaaaaaaaggaaaaagctaaCTTTCTGTGGTCGCTACCACATGTTAAAAACAATCTGCATGTTAGATTGAAATTGCTCAGAACCTGCAGAATAAAAGCATACTATACActttccttgctttctgttATGCACTGTTAACgaaatgtgaaaataatgcTGTATTTAGCTGTCTGTATGTGACTGAAAATATGCTTGTATTTAGCAAAATGGTTACTATGTGATAATGTGAAATTCAAAACTTGTAAAGAAactttggtggttttttttttttttttctttcctcctccccattcTATCAGTAAGCTGTGGACTACCTGTACCACTTCTATACCGCAGCCCTAACTGAAAGTCTTAACATGGACTGGCTCAACAATAAACAGGCACTCTTGGCAACAGTATCCGCtatacatttttctctgaaggcCCGTTGCTTGCGTCTTCAGGACCAGCCAACTACTCAGTGCAACTATAGAAGCACTGGTCcttctaaaatgaaacaaaaaagcccaaaacaaaaccccagctccctgcagcagcggCCAAATCCAGCCTTGGTCCTGCCGGGTGGactttggcagcagcaggcaggactggTGTCACAGTGGctacagcagcttctgcagacCCACTTCACAACAAAGGACAGAGCAACGCGGGGTCAGTCACAGAAAAGTTTTTCTTGTCTAtgagctttgggttttttaatctactttgtaccacccccccacccccgacgAGCTTTAGGATGGCCACagccacctcccaccccccttcccctcagccAGCTACCTTTGAAACCTGCTGAGCTCTTCCAGCTCTAGTGCTGCCACCCCTGTCGCAGTCGCACCCCCATCGGGTCGCTGGCAGCTGCACGCAGCACTTGTTTTGCCGGTGCAGAAATGCTTAACTCGTCATTTCATTGTGCGCAACAAAGGCAGGCGCCTGCCGCCCTAGGACCAgccagggggagggggagcacGCTTTAGCCTGTTGGGATCTCATTAATCCAAATTGAAGAGAAAATTGCAAGAGAAATCAGGACGCGtttgcagctgcctttcccATCATTGCTGATGCTCTTAAAACAAGAGGGAGAgaagcagcctgcagcctgagcagccCCACGCTCAGCCCCACGTGGCAGCGGGCAGGTACCTGTTCAGTCACGTAACGCTTGAGATGTAAAcgcttccctgctgcagccaaagCACTGGAACAAACGGCATTGCCCGAGCCGAGCCCAGGTACTTACCTGTGAGCAGCAGTTAAGGATTCACCTGGCTTACACCCATTCCTGCAGCTCGCCCTCTTTTACAGCCACAGTGCCGTCACAGCCGTTGCTCGTATTCACAAGCTGGGATGTGCTGACTCACGCTGCCCATCTCAATCAAGCCCGTATTTGGCAGCTACACTTGTCACTTTGCTGCTTCAACTGAATTTTttcacccccctgcccccagttAAAGGAGGGAAACAAGAGATCAACATCAGATTCATGACTTTCTCCCACCAAGAAAGATGCACAAAAACAGCTGTTTGCCACAACTGTTTAGTTTTACTATTTTAATATCATgaaataaaagtacaaaaaattTACAGGTATATTGTTTCTTACATGAAGATTGAACAGTTAACATTTGCATCTATTTCGCAGCGAAACCTGTATTCTCAGTCACAGAATGTGAATATTAGCCACTGACATCACCACTGagcatttcattttggaaagagACTGCAGAGGTAAAAGGCAACAATCTTGCAAGGCTTGGTaagaaccaaaaaaatattccaactGTAAACACCAGAAGTCATGCTTCAGTAAGCCATCCTCACCTAATACAGGTTTCACCACCTGGGAGACTGAGAGCATTAAGACATTTTTTGAACTGGACTTCTTGTCTGAGGGATCATAAATAGGGGGGTTCATGATTACAGGCTATCAGCATTTTGGGGTCCTTGATCaatgcatttgcaaaaataagCAACGTGTGCACATGTATGAAAAAGAACAGGGCGAGATCGCCTGTGGTCTTGACCCAGGCTTGTGCTGTTTACTCCATTTACCGCGCTTCTCTGAAGACAAGTCACAAACTCTTGTATGTAAAGTGCTGAGAGTTCAGTAACAGGCAGTTAACTAACcaataattattaaaaacaagtttATCCGAAGTGGATATCCAGGAATGCTTGCAGATTGGTGCTGCCAATTAACTGACTGAAACAAAATCCAAgacttcactgtattttctgtttcctagaACGTTACAGCTGCATGTCTTCCCAGCCCAAATCGACTTCTGACTTCATCTGCTGTACGCAGAGATGCAAAAGGAAACCCCTGCGTTACCTTAACCCGCTAAAATGTCAGACTCCATTTCATACATGCCCCTCTCGACTTTTCAGACAAGTGCTCGGGTAGAAACTTACTTATGACAGACTGGCCTGATCAAAATACTAATGGCCTTTGCTGGACTGTGTGGTGCCTTttcaaataattcatttcatGAAGCATGCACGAAACCAAATTTTgagtttacaaataaataaaatggtgCTCACCATtagtttttatatattttaccATCAACTGAAATGCTTAAAGTAACTCAGTCCCTTAAGAATGAACTTTGGGggtgtttaaataaaaaatatttggaaattgAAACCACATTTAAAATTGGCAAAACtatgctttgttttttgaagggtcttgcttgtttcttctctttacaTCCCAATTATAAACTCTAGCCATATCTGAGGGTGTGTAATTAAGGAAATAATTAATGCATTCagcaaaggggaagaaaaaaaaaaaagaaagggaaaaagcagggTATACAGTTGGCCACACTTCAATCACTTTACCAGTAATACCATTTACTATAAAACCTCCAAAAGGATATAACAGAGACACACACTCAGTTTCACTCACAGCCATTCTTTTCTGGTTTCAGTCAACCTGCCCCTATCAGGTGTATTTGCCTATTTCGGGCATCCGTAACTTCCCACAGCACTACGGCAGCTTAAGCATCAACCTGAACAAACAGGTAGTTGTGCTTTCATTTACTAAGCTTAATGCCTCAGTTGACGGCTACGCTCAtcattaaaatagtttttaagtAGCAAGTGTAAAAGAAAATCCCACACCCCTGGAGGTGGTTCGTGATAgtacaaagaaataataacCCCCCCAAGTTGAGCAACGCCTCAGCTAGCGCCAGGCTTGCTGCAGCACCTTGGGTTGCCTGCAGAACACCGCAACAGTGGCTCAATCGGGTGTGATCAGCAATAGCCTGAAGAACAATATTCATACACTTtagaggggaaggaagagtcCCCTTTGCTTTGAAATGGTCCCCTGGCGATCAATCCACAGCACCCATCCACACTTCCAACTCGCTCCCAGTCCGGGTGTGCAACCACCACAGCTGGTTTTGGGGGAGCCAGTGACAAACACAAGCTTTGTGACATCTAACACCAACCCTAAGCTCCGCACTGGAAACACAGTatccccttctgctgctgggaaagggcAGGTTCCTGGAGTGCTACAGAATTTTAAGGGCAGCTAGCCTCAGATAAACGCAACTCAGGAAATGGGTTATTAGCTGTATGTTAGCTTTGGTACACACCCCTTCAcccacagattaaaaaaaaaaggatactgACTTCTGTAGTGGTGAACTGATCTCTAAGAAAATCCAGGTCTTCCTCTAGAAGATCAAGGTTTCTTGTGGCTGTTGACAAATTCTTCTCTAACAGAGCCTGAGCTTCATCAATATCGTATTCAAGCATCACATTGgcctaagaaaaagaaagatcgATAAACACTTTTACTCTTGCATTGTAAGGAATAAGCCGTAGCAGGCTCATTTCGGGCTGTTGTTTATAACTTATCACATTAACAAAAGGCTGTCCTGACAGGCCAAGACAACGAGACTGAAGACAAGCAACATCAGCATCCACCTGAGGCCCCCACCACCTCAGTAACCGAGTAATAAACCCCCCTAGTGACTTAAGCTCTCTTCCTATAGCTAAGCAACATGGGATTTCTCTCCCCGTGTACTGCATTTAGCCTGTCAGGTATCAGTATCTCCAACATATTGGAAAAGCGAGAAACTTCACGTTTCTTAGCAGCACCTTTCAAGTGCCACACAACTctagaaacaatttttattgtGTTCAAGATTAACCTTAGGATCTCTGTGTGGAACACTGGCACACAGCCTAATGGCATTGGTCATTAACAAGAAGTTTTACAAAAGCCCTACCCTATATCATGGTGGTTTTTTAATCTACAACTCTTTATTTCAGTAAGAAGCTACCACATGAAGAGATAAAAAGAGCAGTATCGAGTGAAGATGCCCCAATGAAGCTCTGTCCCACTCAAGAACTGTGCAGTGAGCAGAGCCACAGCCGCATACCACTAACTAGACACGCTCCCAGGAGCACTAAACAGAGCTGCAAGAGAGAGAAGccattcttcttttaaaatagctaGAAGACATAGTTTCCCCAATAATCATAATATGCACAGCCCCACATGCAGACTGTAAGCAACAAGGAGGATAAAGGCAGAAGGCCAAGAACACCTACATACAATAAACCGCTCATGGCATTTCATTATAGCTTTTCTGTATAAACCAGCAATAGGATGAACTTTCTGTGTTACAAAATAAACCTGGGATGCTCCATGAAAGTCACCGGTTGTGAATTCTGAAGACAGTCTCCTACAAGCCACAGGTATCGGACAAATCTTTTTAGGATAGGAAAGAAGTGGGAGAGGTTGGGAGTCGCTGCCCAGTGAGTTCGGATGCTGCACGTGTCAACAATGTTTCTGTCCTAGCCAAGCGGTTTTGTTTGGCAGCCAACCCAGGGATCTGGGAACATCCCGGATTTAGAAGTCTCACAATAAACATTAGCAGGTGATCTCCACATATAAGGAAGCTTCTGAATACAAAGTATCTCAACCTAATACTGCTTAAGGACTTCGAGATCTATGTTTTGAGCTCAGATCCCACCAGTCTAGCACAAATTCCACTCTAAATGCTGGCAGGTACCTGTGAGTAACAGAAATCCCATCTTTCCCTAAAAAAGTGcatgaaaagggaaagcaagaTGCTAAATACAAATAACAGAGAAGATGGGAAGCTACTTGCCAAACTAAGTTATTTTGCTGGGCACACTCCTATCCCAGGCAACGCTGGATGGTAATTTGAATGACAGAGTGATAGAAGtgataaagaaaacattcatgaaaatgcttttggaaagaaCAATCCAGCAAAATCACAGTTTCCTGAAGTCTTACTGTTCAGGCACCAACTGAACGTGAAGCCTTCACCAGCGCATTGAAATTGTCTCGCTAGATTTGCCCTGCTGACAGGGCAGGGCTCTGCTATGCACACATGAACAGAGTTATGCCCATAGCCACAAGTACAGATGAGACAGCAACGAACACTGCCTTTTATAAGcctttttaaagttatttaaacaGTTTCAGAGAAAGTTCCATTTTACTTACCCCCAACCACAAACAAACTTTATCTGTAGGAGGAACTGAAGCTTTGCAGTAGAGATTATCTGCCAATAAAAATCTGGTTTCCATTGGATTTGTGGAATCCTTAAGACAAATGATAAAACTTAAAATTGCTATTTTCACTGGAAACTTCTGTCAAAGACACAAAACTTACAGTAAAGAGcacacttttctgctttttgccatCAATACCTTATTAACTTTATGGAACTCTATGTAATTTTACTTCAACATTAAAGTTAGAGCTCCAAgaataacacattttaaaaagatatagatatatatacaaTACAGAAATCTCCATAAAGAATAGAGGTGAGGTCAAAGCTTAGCTGCAATCTACACACTATTAAAAGTGAAGTTTGCATTCCaaacattaatgttttttgAACTAGCTTTCAAAAAGTACTACAtacctttaaaaacaattctGTTATTTATAAAGGCATATTAAGTGTGCTCTCCAAAACATTTCTTGCAATGTGTTCTGTTAGGGTGGAAAGGTAGTTAGCTTTTCTTATACTCATTAGATATTCAAAATagtttacctttttcttctgcatgtgttttaaaatttctaatGTCTGTTTAATTTCAGGAATCTGACTTTTTAGCCTGTGAATTAACAACAGtcataatttattattttacagagACACAAAGTTTCCTAAACAAGTGATCAGTTTTATTATACAATCCAACCTccattttaaaacttgaaatgcTTAACATCTTTCCAGGCTTACAAATGCAGATTTGAAAGATACGGCTTCACCTGCCTCTTCCCATTCTGTGGCTCACTGGGTTTCTGAAGCACAGCAATACACACAGCTTTCAAACTGGAACAAACACATACTCACAGTAACA of the Falco naumanni isolate bFalNau1 chromosome 14, bFalNau1.pat, whole genome shotgun sequence genome contains:
- the VBP1 gene encoding prefoldin subunit 3, yielding MAAATSGETGCGEAAAGEKRGPLGIPEAVFVEDVDSFMKQPGNETADVVLKKLDEQYQKYKFLELNLAQKKRRLKSQIPEIKQTLEILKHMQKKKDSTNPMETRFLLADNLYCKASVPPTDKVCLWLGANVMLEYDIDEAQALLEKNLSTATRNLDLLEEDLDFLRDQFTTTEVNMARVYNWDVKRRNKQDPSKNKA